The Bacteroidota bacterium genome segment TAACGGAGTCAATAAGTCAAAAGCACCATTGTGTGAGTTTCTAATGAAAGTAACCGTATACGTTTGCGATGCCTTAAGCGAATCATTAGCAAGATAGGCATATACAGTCCATTTTAAATTAATAGAATCGCCTGTTTTAACATTTAAGTTTAATAATATATCATCAATCTGAGAAGACAATAAAGTTACTTTATAATCAGAACCATTATCGTCAGCAGCAAATACAGCTATAGGGCTGGTAAAGTTGCCATTTTCTCTATCTAATTTAAATTTAAAAGTAACACCTGTTTGAGAGCCTGAACTTCCCCACACAAAAACCTTGGAAGAGTAGTTTGTGTTTTGAATAGCTATTGTACTGTTATTGGCAGGTAACGATAAACTAAATGCCTTCAATGAAGTTAAGTTATACATAGAATCCATCCAGTTAATACGTGTGCTTAACCAATCCTTTAAATATTCTACTTCGTTAGCATACGAACCCCTTATGGCCGGATTAGGCCATACCAGCGTATTTAAAATAGGCCAAACCCTGAAGTTTTCTTTTTGAGAGTTTTCCAAGCCATTAGCTACGCTATCAGCAAAAGCAATCAAGGTTTCAATTTTACTTGTTTTGAGTGAGTTCCAGCGTACTTTAACTTTTTCTACAAATGCGGGATCATTAAAAAGTCGGCTAATCCAAGGTGCATTTTTTATCCACCAACCTGTCGGATTATCATTGCCATTATAGTTAATATTACCACCAGCTATATCAAAATCCCATACCGGGCCCATGCATAATTTGCTGTTTCTGTCTTTATACATATATACACTGCTATAAAAAATGGCATCATTATTTTTAAATAGTTCATTAATTAAATACCAGTCAACAAAAGTTTGCGTTTTTATAAAATTAGCATAGCCTGAAGTAGTATCGGCAAAATTGGCCCCGTACAGCGTATCTTCAGTTTGCTGTATAAAGTCTTTAAGGTAATTAAATTGGAGTGAATCAACAGAATCAGGAGAGTTGAAACAGATAGGAACACCAGTGTTAGTTCTGAACCAAAAATCTTCGCCTAACCTTTCATCAACCTCTAGAAGGTAACCGCCCGTAATGTTAGGAGTAGTAAGATCCGTTATTTTAAGTTCTTTTATATTTAATCGATTACTTGAAACCTTTATTTGCTCGCAAAGACTGTAGTTTCCTACATATTCCCCATTTATAACCAATTCAACAAATTGTGAGCGTGGCGTATAAGCCATAGAAAACCTGTTGCTGCATTCAAAAGCCAGATAGTTACGCATAAGCGTTTTATCAGAGTAATTGGCTAAAAGAACCCAATCTTTGTCTGAAGGCATTCCCAATAAACTGGCCTTTGTATTCAACTTAACTTTGTAAGGCTTTTTAGGCATTGACCAGGTTGAATTTCCCCTGCCTCTTACTTGCAATGGGGCATTAAACACACCAACACTAATATATTGGTTAGGGAATATTTTAATATTCCCATTTAAATAATTATCCTTAGATATAATAGGATCTCCGTTTTCGGTATTTATGTATACTACTGGTAAGCCCGTATAAACAAGTTTTACTATATATGTTTTTACTGCAATACCTCCATACCAAAGAGTATAGGTTATAGGGCTTATAAAATTGTTTGCAGAAATTTCGCTTTGCTGAGTTATACTGTTAGCTAAAATACTATCAGTGCTTTCAGTTGTAAAAGAGGCTTTTAAAGAGTTAAGATTGGTATTATAAGGAATAATACCAATGATTAAACTATCGTCAAATATAGTACAGTTAATATTCTCAAATAAAACCGAATTGTGAATTACTTCAAATTTAAAAGAAGTTAGTTTGGGGGTTTCACTAAAACTATGTGCTTGAAAAATAAATAGATTAACCAAAAGCAAAAAGCAATGGGCATATTTTTTAGCGAAAAAATGTCTTAGGGTCTGCATGCTGCAAAAGTGCATTAAAATTTTTAATTTAAAATTAATTTAACAGTTTGTTAAGTTTAATTTAAGAATTAAAAGCTATTGTTTTGGACGGTTTTCGTGTAAAAAGCCAATAATAAAAGCCTAAGTGACTGATTGTAAAACGATAGTGATAATATGCAAAAAGGCACTAAATGTGTAAAAACAAGCCTATTTCAATTGTAATTGAATAGGCAGGCATTAAAAAGAGAGTAGTTTAATTAAAAAACCGTCCTTATTTACCAAAAGCATTTTTTCCCATATCCAAAAACTCAACAAAGGCTGCTTCGTCCGTATCGTAAAAACGTGGACCCGAAAGTTGCTTTTCGTTACCGTCAATTACAATGTATTGAGGTTGAGCAGAGAAATTGTATTTAGATATTTGTAAATCCTGATTTTGTTCCCCAATAGTTTTTTTAACTTTTCCATCCCTTTTGCTGGTATACCATTCGTTTTCTGCTAATTCTTTACGCTCATCTGCATAAAGAGATACAATGATAAAATCGTTTTGTAATCGTTTTAATACCTCCGGCTTCGCCCAAACATATTCTTCCATTTTTCTGCAATTAACACAGGCATGACCTGTAAAATCAACAAATATGGGTTTCCCAGTTGCTTTCGATGCTGCCAATGCTTCTTTATAATCAAAGTATCCAGTTAAACCGTGTGGTAAATGCAGAAAATCATTGTGCTTGGCTGTAATTACTTTATTATTTTGTGTTTGATAGTTTGAATGTGAATTATCAGCTCCTAAAATAAAATCTTGTGTTTGCATTGGAGGTAATAAACCCGAAAGTGCTTTTAATGGTGCACCAAATAACCCAGGAATCATATATACCGCAAAACAAAAAGAAAGACAAGCCAATAAAAAACGAGGCACACTTACAAAAGGTAGATCACTATCATGGCTGAATTTTATTTTGCCCAGTAAATACATACCCAA includes the following:
- a CDS encoding CotH kinase family protein — protein: MQTLRHFFAKKYAHCFLLLVNLFIFQAHSFSETPKLTSFKFEVIHNSVLFENINCTIFDDSLIIGIIPYNTNLNSLKASFTTESTDSILANSITQQSEISANNFISPITYTLWYGGIAVKTYIVKLVYTGLPVVYINTENGDPIISKDNYLNGNIKIFPNQYISVGVFNAPLQVRGRGNSTWSMPKKPYKVKLNTKASLLGMPSDKDWVLLANYSDKTLMRNYLAFECSNRFSMAYTPRSQFVELVINGEYVGNYSLCEQIKVSSNRLNIKELKITDLTTPNITGGYLLEVDERLGEDFWFRTNTGVPICFNSPDSVDSLQFNYLKDFIQQTEDTLYGANFADTTSGYANFIKTQTFVDWYLINELFKNNDAIFYSSVYMYKDRNSKLCMGPVWDFDIAGGNINYNGNDNPTGWWIKNAPWISRLFNDPAFVEKVKVRWNSLKTSKIETLIAFADSVANGLENSQKENFRVWPILNTLVWPNPAIRGSYANEVEYLKDWLSTRINWMDSMYNLTSLKAFSLSLPANNSTIAIQNTNYSSKVFVWGSSGSQTGVTFKFKLDRENGNFTSPIAVFAADDNGSDYKVTLLSSQIDDILLNLNVKTGDSINLKWTVYAYLANDSLKASQTYTVTFIRNSHNGAFDLLTPLNYNNTTIDLKLNPSYLFTWNKSKNWGITYKCVFSSANQSIDVPPVSIMSNHSGSDTSVNINLMALQNILSEAGYFDKGSNAVALLWTVYAFRSTDDSLIANQTRNISFKFKQTEFSLSEPSNLSTFSFVSGSEDPIVFNWTKSLFSNNYSCTFDINGRLLTMLSDNSGMDTTLTLDASFFENTLVNTILSNSYLKEGIVKWSVSATNIDKDSLPANQNKQLNIAIKYPLQAFNLSYPANNFTTTVKTNSTDSIPFSWNKSAFFDTYKFVLTGNNAAVPLYSYITNQDTSLQLSVSFIDELLALNHVKKGNSVTLNWFVYAYQGSSDSLQSIEANEITFTRNRELQSFGLLQPANNEKIEWKEQDVKSIPFSWQSSLSNALYKVYFDFPTGTFTAPIMSLDAGNNGQDTVIMLDNESLELMLADNGVTFTDSLAIKWKVIAYTNDDTIDVTSSFLFHLKKINSSSISNTYELNSSVLVYPNPSKGIVNIELTSVHPSFKVSITDITGKEYNTYELPSNTIQKIDLSGFQNGLYFIQFTDGNKVYSQKLIIGSF